From a region of the Mycobacterium sp. SMC-8 genome:
- a CDS encoding helix-turn-helix domain-containing protein → MSCSEPKTITAAEIVLLHHAVRDLVFGRRLSSRPYPRGFDALLVKLAGFVGETKSCAVQSHSASSSSEELIDTNDAAAILKCSPQYVRRIRERLGVREIGTQRVFRRQAVVRYAERKAGQRR, encoded by the coding sequence ATGAGCTGTTCAGAACCAAAGACCATCACCGCCGCGGAGATCGTACTTCTGCACCACGCGGTGCGGGACCTCGTCTTCGGCCGCAGGCTCAGCAGCAGACCGTATCCGCGCGGCTTCGACGCGCTGTTGGTCAAGCTGGCTGGTTTCGTCGGTGAAACCAAAAGTTGTGCAGTGCAGTCACACTCGGCATCCTCGTCATCGGAAGAGCTCATCGACACGAACGACGCGGCCGCAATCCTGAAGTGCTCGCCGCAGTATGTCCGGCGAATCCGAGAGAGGCTGGGCGTCCGTGAAATCGGTACCCAACGTGTTTTCCGGCGGCAAGCCGTCGTCCGGTACGCCGAACGAAAGGCGGGTCAACGCAGATGA
- a CDS encoding class I SAM-dependent methyltransferase — MRAKPFEEDDMNFDPIQYKETTRRQWEEAAEAWHRWGPVLEDWLGEATTRMLDAAGVGAGSRVLDVAAGAGGQSVAAARRGAHVVATDISPTILKYAEKQAAEQGLALDTVEADGERLADRVGGGYDAVVSRLGLIYLPDQRSAVAGFREVLADGGRVSVVVYSTPARNGFFAGPVSVIRARAGLPAPAPGLPGPFSVGSPSVLADLLTQAGFHDVTVETLDAPLRLASAAECLRFERESFGALHQMLAGVPADEREDVWDEVHQVLRQYQADDGFVGPCELLIGSGTR; from the coding sequence GTGAGAGCAAAACCGTTCGAGGAGGACGACATGAACTTCGACCCGATTCAGTACAAGGAAACGACGCGTCGGCAGTGGGAAGAGGCGGCCGAGGCGTGGCACCGCTGGGGACCGGTCCTCGAGGACTGGCTGGGCGAGGCGACTACGCGCATGCTCGATGCGGCAGGGGTCGGCGCCGGCAGTCGGGTCCTCGACGTCGCGGCGGGAGCGGGCGGCCAGAGCGTTGCCGCGGCCCGGCGCGGTGCCCACGTCGTGGCCACTGACATTTCGCCGACGATCCTGAAGTACGCCGAGAAGCAGGCCGCCGAACAGGGCCTCGCACTGGACACCGTGGAAGCTGACGGGGAGCGACTCGCGGACCGGGTCGGTGGCGGGTACGACGCGGTGGTATCCCGCCTCGGCCTGATCTATCTGCCCGATCAGCGCAGTGCTGTGGCCGGCTTCCGCGAGGTTCTCGCCGACGGCGGCCGCGTGAGCGTGGTGGTGTACTCCACGCCGGCGCGGAACGGCTTCTTCGCCGGACCGGTGTCGGTCATCCGCGCCCGCGCCGGCCTACCGGCACCGGCGCCGGGCCTGCCGGGGCCCTTCAGCGTCGGCTCGCCCAGCGTGCTGGCGGACCTCCTGACCCAGGCCGGATTTCACGACGTGACAGTCGAGACGCTGGATGCTCCTCTCCGGCTCGCGTCCGCGGCGGAGTGCCTGCGGTTCGAGCGCGAGTCGTTCGGGGCGCTGCACCAGATGCTGGCTGGGGTCCCCGCAGACGAGCGGGAGGACGTCTGGGACGAGGTGCACCAGGTGTTGCGCCAGTACCAGGCCGATGACGGGTTCGTCGGCCCGTGCGAATTGCTGATTGGGTCAGGGACGCGATGA
- a CDS encoding helix-turn-helix domain-containing protein, with the protein MGHTTIYELIKRGELVKVNIGRRSFITADSLAAYVDRLSMASTQACGGAAR; encoded by the coding sequence ATCGGGCACACCACCATTTACGAACTGATCAAGCGCGGCGAGCTTGTCAAGGTCAACATCGGCCGGCGCAGCTTCATCACCGCGGATTCCCTTGCGGCATATGTGGATCGGCTCAGCATGGCCAGCACTCAGGCCTGCGGCGGCGCGGCGCGATGA
- a CDS encoding DUF6431 domain-containing protein, whose amino-acid sequence MIVARTGELAEKLLAAGELRCPRCRDGQLTSWGYGRRRSVRDHDGTTITVRPRRTRCRSCSSTHIVMPAALQPRHADTTAVIGTALLHKANGLGHRRIAATMGRPVSTVRRWLRRLPPEHLDRLARDGTEQLLALDPDTFTALRYRGNMLHHALSLLSAAAYWDRRRYALGEPPWTLIGMYTRGRLLAPPG is encoded by the coding sequence GTGATCGTCGCGCGCACCGGCGAACTGGCCGAGAAACTGCTCGCCGCCGGCGAACTCCGCTGCCCGCGGTGCCGCGACGGCCAGCTGACTTCTTGGGGCTACGGCAGGCGGCGCTCTGTGCGCGATCACGACGGGACCACGATCACGGTGCGCCCCCGCCGCACGCGATGCCGGTCCTGCTCGTCAACGCATATCGTGATGCCCGCCGCTCTGCAGCCACGCCATGCCGACACCACCGCAGTGATTGGAACAGCATTGCTGCACAAAGCAAATGGACTCGGACACCGGCGTATCGCGGCGACCATGGGGCGGCCGGTGTCCACCGTGCGCCGCTGGCTTCGCCGACTACCGCCAGAGCACCTGGACCGTCTCGCACGCGACGGGACCGAGCAGCTGCTCGCCCTGGACCCCGACACGTTCACCGCGCTGCGCTACCGAGGGAACATGTTGCACCACGCGCTGTCGCTGTTGTCGGCAGCGGCCTACTGGGACCGCCGCCGCTACGCCCTCGGTGAGCCGCCGTGGACCCTGATCGGGATGTACACCCGCGGCCGCCTTCTGGCGCCACCCGGCTGA
- a CDS encoding phage/plasmid primase, P4 family, whose translation MTDVNQPRQQVPAPSAPLDVARTVYLSRRDGDGIRTLLAWRGGWMRWCGPHWAEMDTAELRSELYEFLGAVDYLKPVVDKGQIVDWEPAPWNPDKRKIANVMEAMGAIGHLNADVDAPAWIGPHSAANHPAAQMIGCANGVLDLTTREVHSHTPALFNTVSVPFDFDPNAAAPGAWLQFLNSLWPNDAQSIALLQEYVGYLLSGRTDMQKMLLLIGPTRSGKGTIARMLAELVGRGHVAGPTLASLGTNFGLSPLLGKPLAIVSDARLGNAPADTVVERLLSITGEDMLTVDRKFKEPWSGKLSTRFVILSNELPKFRDASGAIANRLVILQMTESFLGREDRALDKRLCNELPGILTWALQGLDRLVRNGRFTVPASSDDATNLMMDLASPVSAFVRERCRRGPNEDVSRDGLYDAWKAWTEDNGHRAGAKSTFGRDIRAVVPEVKVIQPRIDGKQLRYYTGIGLLPVSPVSAGETTAQGCKAEPNHDAPTVCQAGPEDRLPLPDTSNPASIVAENPQVIGADTGDTGKSAFKAVPGGLTDRSPGQTARMKKALAKASSASVPRCGACETALENPDSLAAGLCAECRISGRPSA comes from the coding sequence ATGACCGACGTCAACCAGCCCCGGCAGCAGGTGCCGGCGCCCTCGGCGCCGCTGGACGTGGCCCGCACGGTGTACCTCAGCCGTCGAGACGGCGACGGCATTCGGACCTTATTGGCTTGGCGCGGCGGATGGATGCGCTGGTGCGGTCCGCACTGGGCCGAGATGGATACCGCGGAACTGCGCAGCGAACTCTACGAATTCCTCGGCGCGGTCGATTACCTCAAGCCGGTTGTCGACAAGGGCCAGATCGTCGACTGGGAACCTGCGCCGTGGAACCCCGACAAACGGAAGATCGCCAACGTCATGGAAGCAATGGGCGCCATCGGGCACTTGAACGCCGACGTCGACGCGCCGGCCTGGATCGGCCCACATAGCGCGGCGAACCACCCGGCGGCCCAGATGATTGGATGCGCCAACGGCGTCCTGGACCTCACAACGCGCGAAGTCCACTCGCATACCCCGGCACTGTTCAACACCGTCTCCGTACCGTTCGACTTTGACCCGAACGCCGCGGCGCCGGGGGCGTGGTTGCAATTCCTGAACTCGCTGTGGCCCAACGACGCGCAGTCCATCGCGCTGCTACAGGAGTACGTCGGCTATCTGCTTTCCGGGCGCACCGACATGCAGAAGATGTTGCTGCTGATCGGCCCGACCCGCTCCGGCAAGGGCACTATCGCGCGGATGCTGGCCGAGCTTGTCGGCCGGGGTCACGTCGCCGGCCCAACGCTGGCGAGCTTAGGCACGAACTTCGGGTTGTCGCCCCTGCTAGGCAAGCCGCTCGCGATCGTCTCCGATGCCCGACTCGGCAATGCGCCGGCCGACACGGTCGTCGAGCGCCTGCTCTCCATTACCGGTGAGGACATGCTCACGGTGGACCGCAAGTTTAAGGAACCGTGGTCGGGCAAGTTGTCGACGCGGTTCGTGATTCTGTCCAACGAGCTACCCAAGTTCCGGGACGCTTCCGGCGCCATCGCCAACCGACTGGTCATCCTGCAAATGACCGAGAGCTTCCTTGGCCGCGAAGACCGCGCGCTCGACAAGCGACTCTGCAATGAACTCCCGGGCATCCTCACCTGGGCTCTACAGGGCCTGGACCGGTTGGTTCGCAACGGCAGATTTACGGTGCCGGCGTCGTCAGACGACGCCACGAATCTGATGATGGATCTTGCGTCGCCGGTCAGCGCGTTCGTCCGCGAGCGTTGTCGTCGCGGCCCGAACGAGGACGTGAGTCGCGACGGGCTCTACGACGCGTGGAAGGCATGGACAGAGGACAACGGTCACCGCGCCGGGGCGAAATCCACCTTCGGCCGAGACATCCGCGCAGTGGTCCCCGAAGTGAAGGTGATTCAGCCGAGAATCGACGGCAAGCAACTCCGTTACTACACGGGCATTGGACTTTTGCCTGTGTCACCTGTGTCAGCCGGCGAAACCACTGCTCAAGGTTGTAAAGCCGAACCAAATCACGATGCACCTACCGTGTGTCAGGCTGGCCCCGAAGATCGGCTGCCGCTGCCTGACACAAGCAATCCGGCGTCCATAGTCGCGGAAAACCCGCAGGTCATCGGCGCTGACACAGGTGACACAGGCAAATCAGCATTTAAGGCCGTACCTGGCGGCCTTACCGATCGAAGTCCCGGCCAAACCGCCCGCATGAAGAAGGCACTGGCGAAGGCCAGCAGCGCATCTGTCCCACGGTGCGGCGCCTGCGAAACCGCACTCGAAAATCCCGATTCCCTCGCAGCCGGCCTGTGTGCCGAGTGCCGAATCTCTGGAAGGCCATCCGCGTGA
- a CDS encoding IS110 family transposase: MKSARNTLPTEPTNGLTCGIDWARDDHAVSIVDAKGREITRKTIGHHAVGLRDLLTTLQRVGVGEVAIERPDGPVVDALLEAGITVVVISPNQVKNLRGRYGSAGNKDDRFDAFVLADTLRTDRTRLRPLQPDSPATVALRQTCRARKNLVAHRVAIANQLRAHLMIVFPGAVGLFADIDSPISLAFLARFDCQDRADWLSVTRMANWLASVGYSGRTHASELHRRLTAAPRGATGIDGATITATFVEVLSTVSAQIKTLDQSIAEQLDAHADAHIFTSLPRSGTFRAARLLAEMGDCRARFPTPESLACLAGVAPSTRQSGKVKHVGFRWAADKQLRDAVCDFAGDSRRANPWAADLYNRARARGHDHPHAVRILARAWLYILWHCWHDEVAYDPTQHRALQKLINQDQPRAA, translated from the coding sequence ATGAAGTCTGCCCGAAATACCCTGCCAACGGAACCCACCAATGGGCTCACCTGTGGAATCGACTGGGCCCGCGATGATCACGCGGTCTCGATCGTCGATGCCAAAGGCCGCGAGATCACCCGCAAAACGATCGGTCACCACGCCGTTGGGCTGCGTGATCTGCTCACCACACTGCAGCGCGTCGGTGTCGGAGAAGTCGCCATCGAACGCCCCGACGGTCCGGTTGTAGATGCCCTGCTCGAGGCCGGGATCACCGTCGTGGTGATCAGTCCCAACCAGGTGAAGAACCTGCGCGGGCGCTACGGATCGGCCGGCAACAAAGACGACCGCTTCGACGCGTTCGTCCTGGCCGACACCTTGCGCACCGACCGGACCCGGCTGCGGCCCCTGCAGCCCGACAGCCCGGCCACCGTCGCCCTGCGTCAGACCTGTCGAGCCCGCAAAAATCTGGTCGCTCACCGCGTGGCGATCGCCAACCAGCTGCGGGCTCATCTGATGATCGTCTTTCCCGGCGCGGTCGGGCTGTTCGCCGATATCGACTCGCCGATCAGCCTGGCCTTTTTGGCCCGCTTTGACTGCCAGGACCGCGCCGACTGGCTCTCGGTCACCCGGATGGCCAACTGGCTGGCCAGCGTTGGCTACAGCGGCCGCACCCACGCCAGTGAACTGCACCGACGACTCACCGCCGCGCCTCGCGGCGCCACCGGTATCGACGGTGCCACCATCACCGCGACCTTCGTCGAGGTGTTGAGCACTGTGAGCGCCCAGATCAAAACCCTCGACCAGAGCATCGCCGAGCAACTCGACGCTCACGCCGATGCTCATATCTTCACCAGCCTGCCCCGCTCGGGCACCTTCCGTGCCGCCCGACTGCTCGCCGAAATGGGCGACTGCCGCGCACGGTTCCCCACCCCCGAATCGCTGGCGTGCCTGGCCGGAGTCGCCCCCTCCACCCGCCAGTCCGGGAAAGTCAAACACGTCGGATTCCGCTGGGCTGCAGACAAACAACTCCGCGACGCCGTATGCGATTTCGCCGGTGACAGTCGTCGAGCCAACCCCTGGGCTGCCGATCTCTACAACCGCGCCCGAGCCCGCGGACACGACCACCCCCACGCCGTGCGCATCCTCGCCCGCGCCTGGCTCTACATCCTCTGGCACTGCTGGCACGACGAAGTCGCCTACGATCCCACCCAACACAGGGCCCTCCAAAAGCTGATCAACCAGGATCAACCCAGGGCGGCTTGA
- a CDS encoding DUF3696 domain-containing protein, translating to MIDEDDEFDRAVLARGEDAYITLKAWRLSNFKSVKDAEVDLLPLTVLVGANSAGKSTLIQSILATSQAAAASPSGDRFPLNGTTIRLGTVTQTRYAGPCEVRPTSFSLGGQFQLASAAELYRGGPVPETIRARQRFQRRIVAQRVDWQLVLGEAPEGQSGHAYIEEVHFSVSGIDTETDHRLGLCQLNARAAPADWMSDAEAAADRHLIGSYTSGTQKLDLVDVTLRGGLPMNGIVRESKSQLLWQAWRDCYMESSSARRRYPAERAKSDDTSTDQNWAELEDLVVGDITSIWHRNEAELKSSRHIFLAVRTLFEEKYGKEHSFSVDANKLIDPAFGSAVMHRLNGSAITGEVPVVEPLQRTSIPVRAILNFLRSRVRYLGPLREDPRVVYQDSAEAATGYIGAKGEFLAAVLQNSGSRFVDVPLPGTKNRVGATSRVKLKDALNQWVGYLKLGDRIDTHDQGRLGLELQIQQQFVDVDLDLTSVGTGVSQLLPVLVLCLEAPRGSLVLIEQPELHLNPAVQQRLADFLLAIAASNRQLIVETHSEYLVSRLRLRIAEDESDTVRDSVGLLFTEQTEGRTTYRPVETNEYGGIDNWPADFFDQSAAESRAILEAALQKRRKRTLQTE from the coding sequence ATGATCGATGAGGACGATGAATTCGACCGCGCTGTTCTCGCGCGCGGCGAGGACGCCTACATCACGCTGAAAGCGTGGCGGCTCAGCAATTTCAAGTCCGTCAAGGACGCGGAAGTCGACCTGCTGCCTTTGACCGTCTTGGTCGGGGCAAACAGTGCAGGAAAGAGCACTCTCATCCAGAGCATTCTGGCCACCAGTCAGGCCGCCGCGGCGTCACCATCGGGTGACCGTTTCCCCCTAAACGGGACGACGATCCGCCTCGGCACGGTTACCCAGACCCGTTATGCCGGTCCGTGCGAGGTCCGTCCCACGTCCTTCTCCTTGGGTGGACAGTTCCAATTGGCCTCCGCTGCGGAGTTGTACCGCGGCGGTCCCGTACCCGAGACAATTCGAGCCCGCCAGCGTTTCCAGCGCCGAATTGTCGCCCAGCGCGTGGACTGGCAGCTAGTGCTCGGCGAGGCTCCCGAGGGGCAAAGCGGCCACGCCTATATCGAGGAGGTTCACTTTTCGGTCTCGGGCATCGACACCGAAACCGACCACCGGCTAGGACTGTGCCAACTGAACGCGCGCGCGGCGCCCGCCGACTGGATGTCGGACGCCGAAGCTGCCGCGGATCGCCACCTGATTGGCTCCTATACCAGCGGCACGCAGAAGCTCGATCTCGTCGACGTGACGTTGCGGGGCGGTCTGCCGATGAACGGCATCGTGCGCGAGTCGAAGAGCCAGTTGCTGTGGCAGGCGTGGAGGGACTGCTACATGGAGAGTTCGTCGGCCCGCCGTCGATACCCAGCGGAACGGGCAAAGAGCGACGACACCTCCACAGATCAGAACTGGGCGGAGCTCGAGGATCTCGTTGTCGGCGACATCACCAGCATCTGGCATCGCAATGAGGCCGAACTGAAGTCCAGCCGACACATCTTTCTCGCCGTGCGCACGCTGTTCGAGGAGAAGTACGGCAAAGAGCACAGTTTCAGCGTCGATGCGAACAAGCTCATCGACCCCGCATTTGGATCCGCGGTCATGCATCGGCTCAACGGCTCCGCGATCACCGGTGAGGTTCCGGTCGTCGAACCACTGCAACGAACGTCGATACCGGTGCGCGCGATCCTGAACTTCCTGCGCTCGAGGGTTCGGTACCTCGGCCCGCTGCGCGAGGATCCGCGAGTGGTTTACCAGGACTCCGCCGAAGCCGCCACGGGATACATCGGCGCCAAGGGCGAGTTCCTAGCCGCCGTGCTGCAAAACAGCGGCTCACGCTTCGTCGACGTGCCGTTGCCAGGCACCAAGAATCGCGTCGGTGCTACATCGCGGGTAAAGCTCAAGGATGCGTTAAACCAATGGGTCGGATACTTGAAGTTGGGTGATCGGATCGACACCCACGACCAGGGCCGGCTGGGTCTGGAACTGCAGATTCAGCAGCAGTTCGTCGACGTGGACCTCGACTTGACCAGCGTCGGCACGGGGGTGAGCCAACTGTTGCCGGTGCTGGTGCTGTGCCTGGAGGCCCCGCGGGGCTCCTTAGTACTCATCGAGCAACCCGAGTTGCACCTCAACCCCGCAGTCCAGCAGCGGTTGGCCGACTTCCTGCTCGCCATCGCCGCGTCGAACCGCCAACTCATTGTCGAAACTCACAGCGAATACCTCGTTTCTCGGCTTCGTCTGCGCATCGCCGAAGACGAGTCCGACACTGTACGCGACAGCGTCGGGTTGCTGTTCACCGAGCAGACCGAGGGCCGAACGACCTACCGACCGGTGGAGACGAACGAGTACGGCGGCATCGACAACTGGCCCGCGGACTTCTTCGATCAGTCGGCGGCGGAATCACGGGCGATTCTGGAGGCGGCGCTGCAGAAACGACGCAAGAGGACTTTGCAGACGGAATAG
- a CDS encoding IS1634 family transposase, which translates to MVWIRRVRTASGATAVQIAESVDGRRRIVRHVGSARDDAELGLLLEEARRLLADDTQGELDLGITPKAVRAHMVPPPAGMLFTEDGGESAVRELVVRPRVLKSCSGLLYDALAQVYASLGFDDAVGDEVFRDLVIARVVEPTSLLDADRVLAELGRTSASLSTRKRTLRRARGGGYRDQIAAACFAHARTAGDVSLVLYDVTTLYFEADKEDDLRRVGYSKERRVDPQIVVGLLVDRCGFPLEIGCFEGNKAETLTIVPIVKAFQARHEITDIVVVADAGMLASGNLRELDEAGLRFIVGSRVTKAPNDLASHFHWHGDFFTDGQIIDTITPRDRRGTATKTSDPKRKAEPVWDPATHTKSWRAVWAYSTKRAVRDTKTLNLQENKARAVVAGEKAARVPRFIKNCNGSQEFDEASLQRARRLVGLKGYVTNIDAALMPATEVVASYHDLWHVEASFRMSKSDLAARPMFARARDAIEAHLTIVFTALAVSREVQTRTGLSLRRFLRTLKPLRSATIDLNGVIATYPPALNTEVNAILNALNAENSRH; encoded by the coding sequence ATGGTGTGGATTCGGCGGGTGCGCACGGCCTCGGGCGCGACCGCGGTCCAGATCGCCGAATCCGTCGATGGCCGCCGCCGGATCGTGCGCCATGTGGGCTCTGCGCGTGATGACGCCGAGCTGGGTCTGCTGCTCGAGGAGGCCCGCCGGCTGTTGGCCGATGACACCCAAGGCGAGTTGGATCTGGGGATCACGCCGAAAGCCGTTCGGGCCCATATGGTTCCACCGCCAGCTGGCATGCTGTTCACCGAGGATGGTGGAGAATCCGCAGTACGGGAGTTGGTGGTGCGGCCGCGGGTGCTCAAGAGCTGCAGCGGGCTGCTGTATGACGCCCTGGCGCAGGTGTATGCCAGCCTGGGGTTCGACGACGCGGTCGGCGATGAGGTCTTCCGTGACCTGGTCATCGCCCGGGTGGTCGAGCCGACCAGCCTGCTCGACGCCGATCGGGTCCTCGCCGAGCTGGGACGTACCTCAGCGTCACTGTCGACCCGCAAGCGCACCCTGCGCCGTGCCCGCGGTGGTGGTTACCGCGACCAGATCGCCGCAGCGTGTTTCGCCCACGCCCGCACCGCCGGTGATGTCAGCCTGGTGCTTTACGACGTCACGACCCTGTATTTCGAGGCCGACAAGGAAGACGACCTACGCCGCGTGGGGTACTCCAAGGAACGCCGAGTGGACCCGCAGATCGTGGTCGGGCTGCTGGTCGATCGGTGCGGATTCCCCTTGGAAATCGGCTGTTTCGAAGGAAACAAGGCCGAAACTCTGACGATCGTGCCGATCGTGAAGGCATTCCAAGCCCGCCACGAGATCACCGACATTGTCGTCGTCGCTGATGCGGGCATGCTGGCCAGCGGCAATCTGCGCGAACTTGATGAGGCAGGGTTGCGGTTCATCGTCGGATCGAGGGTTACCAAAGCGCCCAACGATCTGGCCTCGCACTTCCATTGGCACGGCGACTTCTTCACCGATGGCCAGATCATCGACACCATCACCCCACGCGATCGACGCGGCACCGCGACCAAGACCAGCGACCCCAAGCGCAAAGCCGAGCCCGTCTGGGATCCGGCGACCCACACCAAGTCCTGGCGGGCGGTGTGGGCGTACTCGACCAAACGCGCGGTGCGCGACACCAAGACGCTCAACCTGCAGGAGAACAAGGCCCGTGCGGTCGTCGCCGGCGAGAAAGCCGCGCGGGTACCGCGGTTCATCAAGAACTGCAACGGTTCCCAAGAATTTGACGAGGCGTCGTTGCAGCGCGCCCGCCGCTTGGTCGGGCTCAAGGGCTACGTCACCAACATCGACGCCGCACTGATGCCCGCGACCGAAGTGGTCGCCAGCTACCACGACCTCTGGCACGTCGAGGCGTCCTTCCGGATGTCCAAATCCGACCTCGCTGCCCGGCCCATGTTCGCCCGCGCCCGCGACGCCATCGAAGCCCACCTGACCATCGTGTTCACCGCCCTGGCCGTCAGCCGCGAAGTCCAGACCCGCACCGGCCTGTCACTGCGCCGATTCCTACGCACCCTCAAACCCCTGCGATCAGCCACCATCGACCTCAACGGCGTCATCGCCACCTACCCGCCAGCCCTAAACACCGAGGTCAACGCAATCCTCAACGCACTGAACGCCGAGAATTCAAGGCACTAA
- a CDS encoding site-specific integrase, with the protein MSKRQQLPPQIRKIKVQDRKQGKTVVRYQLTVDAGHDIQTGKRRQVRRRYATEKEARDALSEIGDQAAKDVFVPRSVLTVKQFCEDYTNGRHDLKETALAKLRYDLTAFSQKYSDTPLQRITKADIDALVRELVAGGSKTPNGRKRKPWGPVAVNKVIQTVKVALAAAHAEGLISRNPAEVVKPMRVGRQDVDTYTDAEVAQLLAHVADDRLAHFYELAALGLRRGELCGLRWSDVDLTARTMRIVNTRTVAAGKTVEGDTKTAASERTLPLPERAVAALRSAHTRQATERLALGLGGRGEHFGYIISNEVGQPYSPAVLSKMWATAVKAAGLRHIKLHGGGRHTAVTKMLLDGVPVPVVAAWAGHADASVTLRIYAHSQPDALKSAASSFERVVTSS; encoded by the coding sequence GTGAGCAAGCGTCAGCAGTTACCTCCGCAGATTCGGAAGATCAAAGTTCAAGACCGTAAACAGGGCAAAACCGTTGTGCGGTACCAGCTTACGGTGGACGCAGGACACGACATCCAGACGGGTAAGCGCCGCCAGGTCCGTCGCCGCTACGCGACCGAGAAAGAAGCGCGAGACGCTCTCTCGGAAATCGGCGACCAGGCCGCGAAGGACGTCTTCGTGCCGCGCTCGGTGCTTACGGTCAAACAGTTCTGCGAGGATTACACCAACGGCCGCCACGACCTCAAGGAAACGGCGCTGGCGAAGCTGCGATACGACCTGACCGCGTTCAGTCAGAAGTACAGCGATACACCGTTGCAGCGGATCACGAAGGCCGACATTGACGCTCTGGTCCGTGAGCTTGTTGCCGGCGGCAGCAAGACACCCAACGGCCGGAAGCGTAAACCGTGGGGGCCGGTCGCGGTCAACAAGGTGATTCAGACGGTCAAGGTCGCGCTGGCTGCTGCACATGCCGAGGGATTGATTAGCCGCAATCCCGCCGAGGTGGTGAAGCCGATGCGGGTCGGCCGCCAGGACGTCGACACCTACACCGATGCCGAGGTCGCGCAACTGCTCGCGCATGTAGCCGACGACCGCTTGGCTCACTTCTACGAGCTGGCCGCGCTCGGGCTACGGCGCGGTGAACTGTGCGGGCTGCGGTGGTCAGACGTCGACCTCACGGCCCGGACGATGAGGATCGTCAACACGAGGACCGTGGCGGCCGGCAAGACAGTGGAGGGTGACACCAAAACGGCCGCCAGCGAGCGGACGCTACCGCTGCCGGAGCGGGCGGTCGCGGCGCTTCGGTCAGCCCATACCCGTCAGGCCACCGAGCGGCTGGCACTCGGTCTCGGCGGCAGGGGCGAGCACTTCGGATACATCATCAGCAACGAGGTCGGCCAGCCGTACAGCCCCGCGGTGCTGTCGAAGATGTGGGCGACGGCGGTGAAGGCCGCGGGGCTGCGACACATCAAGTTGCACGGCGGCGGCCGGCACACGGCCGTGACCAAGATGCTGCTTGACGGCGTGCCCGTGCCAGTCGTCGCCGCTTGGGCCGGCCATGCGGACGCATCTGTGACGCTGCGCATCTACGCGCACAGCCAGCCCGACGCGCTCAAGTCGGCCGCAAGTAGTTTCGAGCGGGTTGTGACATCGTCGTGA